One Theropithecus gelada isolate Dixy chromosome 3, Tgel_1.0, whole genome shotgun sequence genomic window carries:
- the DNAJC30 gene encoding dnaJ homolog subfamily C member 30, which translates to MAAMRTGWWSRLLPWRLLQARGFPLNSTPGLGLGARTYSQGDCSYSRTALYDLLGVPSTATQAQIKAAYYRQCFLYHPDRNSGSAEAAERFTRISQAYVVLGSATLRRKYDRGLLSDEDLRGPGVRPSRTPAPDPGSPRPPPPTSRTYYGSRAAPGANGTMFNFDAFYQAHYGEQLERERRLRARREALRKRQENASLKGLRWEETRDVAAIFLVFSIFIIIGFYI; encoded by the coding sequence ATGGCAGCCATGCGCACGGGATGGTGGTCGCGGCTGTTACCGTGGAGGTTGCTGCAAGCCCGTGGCTTTCCACTAAATTCTACACCCGGCCTGGGCCTGGGAGCGAGGACTTATTCTCAGGGCGACTGCTCGTACTCGCGCACGGCGCTCTATGATCTGCTCGGCGTCCCCTCCACAGCCACGCAGGCCCAAATCAAGGCGGCTTACTACCGTCAGTGCTTTCTCTACCACCCGGACCGCAACTCTGGGAGCGCGGAGGCTGCCGAGCGCTTCACGCGCATCTCCCAGGCCTACGTGGTGCTGGGCAGTGCCACCCTCCGTCGTAAGTATGATCGCGGCCTCCTCAGCGACGAGGACCTGCGCGGACCCGGCGTCCGGCCCTCCAGGACGCCCGCACCCGACCCCGGCTCGCCGCGTCCCCCGCCGCCCACTTCTCGGACCTACTACGGTTCTCGGGCCGCCCCCGGCGCCAACGGCACGATGTTCAACTTTGACGCCTTCTACCAGGCCCACTACGGGGAACAACTGGAGCGGGAACGGCGCCTGAGGGCCCGGCGGGAGGCCCTTCGCAAAAGGCAGGAGAATGCGTCCCTGAAAGGCCTCCGCTGGGAGGAGACCCGAGACGTGGCTGCCATTTTCCTCGTCTTCTCAATCTTCATCATCATCGGCTTTTATATTTAA
- the VPS37D gene encoding vacuolar protein sorting-associated protein 37D: protein MYRARAARAGPEPGSPGRFGILSTGQLRDLLQDEPKLDRIVRLSRKFQGLQLEREACLASNYALAKENLALRPRLEMGRAALAIKYQELREVAENCADKLQRLEESMHRWSPHCALGWLQAELEEAEQEAEEQMEQLLLGEQSLEAFLPAFQRGRALAHLRRTQAEKLQELLRRRERSAQPAPTSAADPPKSFPAAAVLPTGAARGPPAVPRSLPPLDSRPVPPLKGSPGCPLGPAPLLSPRPSQPEPPHR from the exons ATGTACCGGGCCCGGGCGGCGCGGGCGGGGCCGGAGCCCGGCAGCCCGGGGCGCTTTGGGATCCTCAGCACCGGGCAGCTCCGGGACCTGCTTCAGGATGAGCCCAAGCTGGACCGGATCGTGCGGCTCAGCAGGAAG TTCCAGGGCCTGCAGCTGGAGCGTGAGGCCTGCCTGGCCTCCAACTACGCACTGGCCAAGGAGAACCTGGCCTTGCGGCCCCGCCTGGAGATGGGCCGAGCTGCCCTGGCCATCAAATACCAGGAGCTTCGCGAGGTGGCCGAGAACTGCGCTGACAAGCTGCAACGACTGG AGGAGAGCATGCATCGCTGGAGTCCCCACTGCGCGCTGGGCTGGCTGCAGGCTGAGCTAGAAGAGGcggagcaggaggcagag GAGCAGATGGAGCAGCTGCTGCTGGGGGAGCAAAGCCTGGaggccttcctgcctgccttccagcGTGGCCGCGCCCTGGCCCACCTGAGGCGGACGCAGGCGGAGAAGCTGCAGGAGCTGCTGCGGCGTCGGGAGCGCTCTGCACAGCCGGCCCCCACCTCGGCTGCTGATCCCCCCAAATCCTTCCCGGCTGCAGCTGTCCTGCCCACTGGGGCCGCCCGGGGGCCACCAGCAGTACCCCGGAGCCTGCCCCCCTTGGACTCCCGCCCAGTACCCCCATTGAAGGGCTCCCCGGGGTGCCCCCTCGGCCCGGCGCCTCTGCTGAGCCCTCGGCCCTCGCAGCCAGAGCCCCCCCACCGGTAG